AGATAGCCTAATTCTTCAATGCATATAATAAATCACATAGCCCAAATGCAACTTTACCGAAGGTATCCAACTGACAAGAAAAACAGGAGTCGCACGTTTCACAGAATTACAAATTAAGTTACCAAGAATATGGCCCCTGCATGCTAATTCCGGAACATGCTGGGTCAGAGCAGGCCAAACAAACGCTCTGAACAAATGCTCAGTGTAATCCACAATGCATATGTGTCAGTCTGTCAAAAATACTTCACCTTCTGTGTCATTACCCCACAAAACCCTGCCGATTAAACATGCTGGATCAGACCTGCTGCCGAAAAACTCTGCAATCTCCCAAACCTGCCACCAACATTTAAATCTCAAGAgccatgtactgtactgtacttgcAATGTACACTTGCCCCCTGTTTGGTGCATTAAGTATTTTGCAACCTAACAGGCACTACACTGATGTCTGAAGAATGACATATAAATTTTTCCTtagatttgtaataataataataattctcagaGCAGAGCACTTAAAAGGCTGCAGTGATGCTGTAAGTGATTTTCTTTACGTGGATTGCAGTCTTTTGATTTTGAACCTACATTGCATGGATTTGGAAAGCAATGCTTTCTTGCATAAAACAACAGACCTTATTGCTAAAATCCAAAACAAATTCTTATAAATAGCAAGTGGATCTTTTCAATTTTGCCatattgctaaataaatattaaggAAGGTCCTTTTAAGGTATACTGCTTGATGCTAACACTAAAAAAATTTTCAtcattataacatttttaatttcagcAATTTCCTTTCTGTTCAAAACCATTTAATCCAGCCATATAAAGTCAAAGTGATTCAATTTTAGTGGGCTGAAttctatttacacacacacacacacacacacacacacacacatacacatatatatatatatatatatatatatatatatatatatatatatatatatacgtttttatcaTATTTGTAATGAAATTGGGTGAGTAAAATTGCTGAACAATATTagaaaattgcaaaaataaaccTTAAATGTAACTAAGTCTGTACCTGCTACATGAGAGCatctaatttaaatattttcttatatgtTATGTATGTAAAGTCATTAATAAAAAGGGATATAGTTTAACCAGGGGCACGTGACCTCAACAGGTGAGGCAGACCTTAAACAGTCACGTGATGATCTAAATAACCACTAACAGGGAGTTTCTCTCTCAAAGGTCTATGCAGATCTATGATAAGATTTATAGTAGCCGCATCACAGTTTATCTCAAAAGAACAGCTGACGCTAATTTTTCACCTCCGCTAACCAGCTGAAATCACCCGAGGAACCTATTTGTTTACACAGCGAAAATGACAGGTCACCTACAAAAgacctgtgtatgtgtgtgtatagatatgttgtgtgtgtgagtaaactatatagcaaataataatttacacataGCGGAACATGTGAATATCCAATGGTACAACATAGTTTAAAAGAAAACATGCGTAAACAGTCCCCATATACGTCGCCCATGTCAGCAGATTATGTCACGCTTACCTCCCTCGCTGTGGATCTTCTTCGACCGTCTGTTGAAATACATTCTGCACGCATGTGTGGAGCTTCCAGCAGCAGGAGCGAGATGATAGCATGCTCCAGCTTCAGCTTGGGTATGCGGGCCACAGGCTCAGGGATGCGGTGTTTGATGAAACCAGCATAGCTCCCGATGATGGGTCACGCTCAGCCGCGCGCACTGGGTCGGGAACGCGCTTCTGTCATCCTGCTGATCCGTCGCATTATTGTTTGTGAAAATGCTCAGGCGAATCCGCGAGCCCTCCGTCATCAGACCCCGCCTGTCCCAAATTGACAGTTTAAGCTGTACAGTAACGTTACGTGTTTGCGTGGTCTGGACTTCAACAGTCTAATTTATTTACTAATATATGTCAATTGTGCtattatttgataaaatgaacttttaaaaagaaaatacagaaaaaaacctacaataaattttagtaaaaaaaaacttttatttaattaaataaaatttaaaatgtaactttatcCTGTGAtgaaaaagctgtattttcagcagccattactattaagccattatatatatataaagttcaaCTAGACAGCTTTTATTTCAAAGTCTTTTATAACtaaattaatgtctttactgtcagttgTGATCAATTTactgaatccttgctgaataaaatatatataatatatatataaaatatatatatataaaattgattcCACACATTTGAATGGAATAGTAGAATTTACTGcataaagcactttttttttcaatgtatgaaAAGCCTATTTGTTTgctagaaaaaaataacaaaacatgccaatcatttcatttttagggaggagagaagaaaaaatgcaatttattttattacatagtAACAGAATACATATTCTTCTGTTTTAGCATCACATTATAACAATACATAGTCATAGTTCAATGATGTTAATTTTTCATCATTAAATATCTAAACTTCATGGCCAAAGATCCCCCACTCGCAGATACACAACAGCTCAAAAGCCATTCTGATCCATTCAGCAATATACACACGCATTTGCTACGCGCATACTTTCAATTCACACTTCTTACAGAACATACACACATCCTCACAACATACAGTCAAAATAAAGGGATATTTTAGTATACAAGAAAACAAtaacatagagaacaggtgttGAATAACAAACTCTGTCTTTGTTTAATTAAGATCCTGAAACATAAGCAGACATCTATTGTACATTGTGGAAAAGTGTACCTTGGAAAGAAGCAAGGTACCAATACATTCATGATCATTCATTCAGAAGTCCTACTTCATGCTCTGCCTCACATGGGGAACGAGCAACACTGCATGAAGGGTTCAAAATGGCAATTCAGAGCGTACGGGGCTTTCAGACAAGGCCATAAGTGAAACCATTGTGCAGTAAAATACTGAGGGAAGGTAAGCAGGGCAGGACATATGTGTGCGGTACAGAGCATGTTATGAGAAAAACTACAAAAACAGCTAAACGTGAAGGGTAAAAGTAGGAAAACATAACAATACACAATCACAATTCTGTATCTTTCATTGCCTTCTTTTATCTTTGCATTGCCCTGGAAGAAGTCTGGCCTATAACAGGCTTGAATGTACTGCCTTATAGTGCAGCGGCTGATAAGTGCTTTCAAGTGATAATCAATTTcagcttttcattaaaaaattgtGAACTATGTGCAGGGGTTTATATGCAGGTACCAATCAAACATGCACCTACTAGCTCATACAATATCATATAATCCGATTGGCACTCCGAAACTTTTGTTCAAATGCAAATGACTTGTTCTCATTAGAAATGTAATGACACTCAAAGTGGAAAGCATATTTAGTCCACAAGGAAAATAATGGCCACACTTAAAAATTGAGTTCTGTAGTGTATGTGGAGTTGCTCATTGCCATTTTCAATAGTATAAAGATGCAGATGCATTTCAGCGATGGAATTTCTGCGACAAATTCATCTACAACCAGATGCATCATTCATATCCCATGACTATTCTTATCAAACCATTAAAAATCACACTAAAAACCTGCTTTGATTGAAAACGCATTTAAAAGAACACTGCCCAACATTAAAGAGCATTTACATGGAGGACTCATAGAGCTTCAAAAACCGGTGGATTTCTCTGCAAGCGCTTAAAAGTAAAGGTTCCTTTTGAAAAAGCGAATGAACCAGTGTACGGTTCTTTCTAGAGTATGTCTTACCATTAAAACTGAAAACACAGACATTCATATATTTACATGTCTTTAAAGAGGTTTAAGAGGTCTatccctttttttttaaaaccaccaAACTTAAAGTTCATAAGTGAGATAGAATTAAGGTGCAGTTGCATCAGCTATATTTTGGTGAAATTTCGCAGGCAAAAAAAGATCCAAGgtctattgtcaatagtgtagtgatgtatgaagcacagctcacagagAAGTTACTTCCAAACCAAGCTACTTTCTGTTGGTCAATGCAGTGAATGAGTTGCCAATGTGAATCCATTGCAAactctagagctgaaacaacgaatcgatttaatcgattaaaatcgattattaaaatagttgtcaactaatttagtcatcgattcgttgctaaataatttatttgccgtaagcggcttatttcgtgcatatttcaaatctgcggtgaccaaactGTGGCAGTagaatgagccaccggaggatttactcagccagtacaacaggagaagtagcgaatagccaatagctggcctcgttttatgtcacgtgcttcccgaacggcgtctctgcagcattcagcaggatgtgggagtactttattttgagccttcaaaaaaggagattaacctgtaaactctgcactactgaactgtttaagggaccgttcacatatcgcgtcttttgcgcgctcatgttcgttatttccaatgtaggcgcgcagtatgcgcgctcataatggaagcgacgcggtcgcgacgcacccgtttttccaggcgcgtgcacaccgcatcgagttaaaaacatttcaacttttcagaatgcagcaagcgcaccgcgggtcatgtgacaagaactaaccaatcagcttcatcctttcccgtaacaacgttaaaagctcagccaagatgaaggaacagctgatcatagctgtatatggattcccattttgaaataaatttagtagcagagctactgcaagcgatttttagagctgcaaatccatttatcctttgctgaaatttccgcgtcttcaaggagagagcacgtcatggttgcttagcaaaggcagacgcctcaggggcgcttctgcacgagcgctttggaaaggaggagaaagcggtgcgcacagtctatgggtgcgcctagcgttttaggcgcgatatgtgaacctaagccttttatttgtgcagattctccagtacaatgttgtttgcaaatgtttagttgtaaaagctgataacattgctttttaacagttaacatttaaagctttacaaacatgttctgtgatcagtttgtcgtttaccagttcataattcagtcgtgcagcctaattatgactgaaagagagaggtaaatgtgtaaagatatttgaaatgcacttttttcttctaagtattcactgctctttttcacactggacaaccttctgatggattttactttaaatattgagttccattcaggtttcatgccattggcactttattcgaaggattgtttacaatttcacagcataagctataaagctgtttccctgtaaataataaaatacaacgcactgcaatcttattctgttttatccttattcttcgtgaaaatatgttctgaaagattccttaataagctttgttcgggatgttaaactactttaggagctctaaggactgccatggtgaaaacattatttgaaatctccttgtgaaatttgatagagtatgggtcagtgttttgattgcagaagagtttgacaagggatcactaaaacataataaaacaactccaggtatatttgtgatgaggatatgacaatgcaaaattataaaaatctcttaaaaatctatgctgaatgataaagaccctttattaatactTTACTTTGGggggaaaatggaaaaaactaaaatataagtacataaaccgattaatcgtaaaaataatcgacagattaatcgattatcaaaataatcgttagttgcagccctagcaAACTCTACATGAGGAAATTGTTCGCCCTCACACAAAATTCCCGATCACATGGGTACCCATTAAAATAACTGGATTTAGTCCACGAAAATTCGCCAAATAGCACTAAATGTAACCACACCTTTAGTTGAAGCTAACATTCCTAACTCTGTCCAAGTTAGTCACGCCATTTGTTAATATGTCTGCAAAGAATAATGGTGAATGaaagaagaggaagagatgaaaacgaaaggagtctaaaaaaataaagctttgttAAATATCTGCATTATAGTCTTTTTCTGCTTTTGGTTCTACCTTTAGCTTGAATACAATGGATCTCAGAGAATGAAAACATTGAAGCAATTATGTACAGGTGCCACCGATGGTGGAACAAAAGTCAGTTGTTCAATCTGTTGATTGATAGCTACAGCCTGACATCATTCCTGATGGCTGGACAGAATAGGCTGTCTGCAGATGGGGCAGGTGTTGTTTTCAGATAGCCAGCGGTCAATGCAGTGGATGTGGAACTCGTGGGTGCAGGGCAAGCGGCGCAGCTTGTTCCCCTGAGCGTACTCGTTGATGCAGACGCTGCAAGCACGGCCCAGCTCGCCCTCCAGGTTGACCTGACCGTAAGTGCGTGTCACCAGATTGTCGATCTGTTCTTTGGTGAGGCCCCTTGGGTGCTCCTCATCTTCATCTTCGTTGAGAAGGAAAAAGTGTGCCAGCCTTAAGATGGGCAACGTCCCATTTTCCACCAAACTATTAGTGTCCCTGCTGCTAGGTCGTCCCTCTGTCCCAGTCCTGCTCACCCGCACCTGTCCTTCCTCATCTCCTGTCACTAAACCTTCTCGTGCCGATTCCACTCTACCATGGGCCACATCGCCCTCACCACTACTAACGTGGTACACCTGGGCTCCGCCAGCAGAAGCGGAGTCCTGGTTGGGCGTAGCTGTCTCAGAGTCCGCTTCCGTCTCCATGAGGGAACTGAGCTCACCAAAGCCTGTCATGATCTGGCGCAGGATCGATCTTAGCGCAGTGGAGCTGGGCTCGCCAAGGCCTGTCTCAGAAATGCGTCGCAGCGGTATGCGTATAGTGCTAACGTAAGTGCGGATTCCCGCACGCTCCGAGCGCGAGATGGTTCGTCGAAAGCCACCACTGTCGCTCTCGAAGGTGACCGTGTTTTCAGCGGCCCGAGCACGAGAGCGAGTGCGACTGGCAATGCTGTCCCTGTCCCGGTTCTCTCCTGGCCTGATGCGCCGTACCTGGAGGTCCAGCATGATCGTGGGGTGGCGCCGCACACCTCCGGCACCTGATACAGGCGTCTCCCCCTCTTCCTCACCAGCCTCCGGAGGATCCGTAGGAGCAGCTGGCTCTACAGCAGCCTCGCCCATCTCCATGGCAACAGCAGTACTTCCAGTGGACTCCACTGGGGCGGCGCTGCTGCTATGGGTGGGGCTAACGCTAGAGGCAGGGTTTCTGTCCAATGGGGAGCGGCTACGTCTTGAAGAGCGAGACAAAACCCCACTTGCTCCTGTTGCCCTGCGCACGCGACCACGTGAACGAGTCCTACTGTTTTGTGGCTCACGGGCAGCTGGCTCCACCTGGGGGCTGGACTGAGGCAGAGCAGTGGGGCAGTCTAGGCCTTCATTTCCATTCTGCCCCTCCCCTGCATTAACTGAGGAGTTTGTGACCTGTATTTGACCCCTTACAGCATCACCATCCTGCTCTTGAGACTGAAAAGCGAGTGGAGCCTGTGGAGGAGGAGAGCTTGGCAAAGAAGGCAAGTTCCTCCTAAGAGATGTGGGAGGAGCCTGCGAGGTCAGAGGTGGCGTTAAAGGTGGAGCCGTACTACTGCGAGTGCGGCGCACTGGGGCCCTCCTTCCTAGGGTGGGCCTGGCCGTAGAGTATGGTGTGGAGGGTTGATTTGAGTAAAGTGCAGAACTTGAGGGGTTATAAGGGGTTGTTGGTGCAGAGACAGATGACactgggggaggaggaggaggaggaggaggaggaagaggcatTGAAAGATCAGTCGGGTCAGGGATGTCGCTGTGTTCTCCAGGCTCGGGTTGCTCGTGGTTGATGTTGATCTCAAGACTGAAGCGGAACTCGCCGCTGTTGGGGTTGGTGCGGCTGACGGCACGCCATGTTTGGTTTCCACTCTGCCCACTACGCGTGGCATTTCCCGTGCGCCGGAAAGTGTTCAGCCATTCCAACAGGGAGTCTCCATTAGATGTCTCTGAACCTGGCTCGACTGCAcctggaaaagaaaaaaatattcatcAATATTATATcttaccaatatatatataggggTAAGTAATAAAACAATTTTCGTTTATTTGGCTTGTTTCTACTTGCACAACCTAATTTGGTTCCTTGACTACTTTCATTCAACAAGATGCATTCAATtgccttttttcaaaaacattcttTTTCAAATAGGGGGTCAGATCATACATGTTTTACTATGGCTACATAAGGCTGTATATCATCACAACCTTAACCCCAAGATTTATGCCCCTGCACTGTTGCTAAAAAATCCAGATGCATCCTGAATTGTTTTGTAATTGCATTGTGACTCTGCCTGCAAGGTGTTTATTGCACACAAAACCAGCTGATCATTTTAAGTAGAATTATTTGTATAGCTGAGCAACATAATTCAAAACCATCCCTTTATGTCCTTACCGCTACTGCCCTCTGCCTCAATGCTCTGTGGGTGTGTTTCGGGGCGTGGCTGAGATGACACTCGCTCCTTTGCACCATCCAGACGCTGCCTCAGCTCCTCTGCTGTGACTTCACCTGTAATCAAACAAAGACACACCTTATTTAATATCCATCTATTGTTCATGTAAGTAAAAGATTAGGTTTGGAAATTTGTACTCCCTCATGccttacattttataatatgctTTAAATATTTCTCTGTGTATGCGTAAAACTACATGCATCTTTGCATATGGACAGGTTCGGTGTGTTCTCACCAGGTGTTCCCAGTAGATTGCTGTCTCTCATTAGTCTGTATTCCTCCTCACTCAGTTCATTAATGAAGTGATAGTATGCCTCCTCCCGCCGAAGCCGCTCCGCTTGACGATGCCGCTCGTCTCGGCCGCCGGGAGGGTCCATCACCACAGAAACCGCTGCTTACAGACATTACAAgataaaaaaatcacacaaattGTTCAATAGATACTTAAGCTGTCCAGTTACAACTCCATCTTTGTTATATTCCGCTATGTGTAGCTTTTCTTTTTCAGGACTTTTCTTATCAACATTAATATTTCAGTTTATAAGGGAATGTGTAAAATTTGTGGTCTTGTAACTGGTCACCACATATAGATATGGTGAATATTATCAACTATCAACTGGTTCTGtggtaaattaatttttaaaaatacaatgacatgtagataattaaaataagtatcaaagaatatgcaaaaaaaaaaaaaaagaaaaagaaaaataaatttgtcAACGATTGTCACGATTGAACGACTGTCAACGATTCATcttctataaaaaaaagaagacatacaaatacacacacacagatctacatctatatatatataaatataaatatatatatatatatatatatatatatatatatatatatatatatatatatatatctaacaaTAAGTTTACCCATTTGAAATCATGGTCTATATTAATATGCAAACCAGCTCCACATACAAACAATTAAGTTGAGACAGCAAGAAAATATACTCAAAATATCGTGTATATATATAAGGAGAGTCTGAAGCATAAACTTATGTCTAAAACATAGCCACCGTTAGgagacagcactacaaaatgaaCGCCTCAGAAAAGCAACCTGGAAATCCCAGTATGGAAGCAAAACGCCTTTGACACAGGTCAAAACACACCGAGAGCCAAGTGACGTTGACAGTAGAGTCACATTAATTCATATGAATAACACCTCAATAATTTCAAACAGTATTGGTGCTCTGTTATAATACAGTAGGCCACAGACAGCACCGCAGAACAAGTCAGGCACCAAAACTGGACTGTCAGCCTCACAACCAATCAGCATCCGAGAAGCGATGACTGACAGCCAGACTATCCACTCAGCATCGGTTAAAGGAGGGACATGACAAAGAAAAAGTCGGGTTCCATGTCAGTTAGCAACCATCCCAGAGACAATAAAAAGGCTGGGCTAGCACTCTACACAGGATGAAATTTACAACTGAAATTTGTCATTAAACTGTCACCGTTGTCTGTAATCGGGCAAACGCAAACCATGCGACGGAGCGAGCTGTCATTTTAAATGCGCAACACCTTTGATGGTGTCGACAGATTGCTGGCAAGCTAACTGTGGGCCAATGAAAGACTTAGATCATTATTTTTACAAGATGAGAAAAACATGTCACTGACACAAGCATGTAACAGAAAATACGAAATTTAATAACACTGTCCAAAATGAGAACCAAATAAAGAAACGAAGGTAGTAACAGACATGTAAGTACCTGAAACAGCAGCTGTAATATGGACGAGCTCTCTTTCCTCTCCGCTCTGATTATAGTGTAGCCAAGATGGGACCAGCGGAGCCACACAGACAACTGTCCGGACAAACGACCGAGTGCGCCAAAACAGTTCCCACAGTAATACACCAATAACAACACTATAATGCACTTaatacacaggcacacacacacacacacattatataactatacatacacataaatacaacaataataaaataatacaataattactTACACtatcagaaaaaatatatatatatttttacattaacaatgtaataaatattatatttgttaaagccgagtattttaaaaacattttttacattttactttacatttattccaaaataaatcaaggcagtaacaatttaaaaaatattttatttgtgaacttgtcagctattctttttaatagttatcttttaattattttgccttattttatttgtgttttcctgcaataaaaaaatcatcataaataaataataataataataaaaacaagttaTTACTTGTATGAGGCCGTTTTGTACTTTCAGCAAGAGAGTGCCCTTGGCTTCGAGTAcaaatgaaatatactgtacacTTCATGAGAGCACAAAGACTAAAAATATCCTTGAGAGGGACTTTGGTGTTTAGCGCTCCATAATGTTCACATCGCCTCGTTTTGGATACGAATAATATGTCAGGTCATGCAAAGACTATCTTGTCTATTTTAAGGGGGTTTATTTAAACTCAATGGGCTCAGGGGAGGCAAGAAAGACGCAGACTCCTGCTGTTACTTTAAAAATGTCGCTGttggacaatgtttttttttttagaaaaattagtgatttatacactttttgaatgtaatatttgtaatattgtcgctgttttatttttgctcattgattttttttctcatccaATATTTTGGCCTCCTCGGA
This genomic stretch from Carassius carassius chromosome 42, fCarCar2.1, whole genome shotgun sequence harbors:
- the LOC132123967 gene encoding E3 ubiquitin-protein ligase RNF6-like yields the protein MDPPGGRDERHRQAERLRREEAYYHFINELSEEEYRLMRDSNLLGTPGEVTAEELRQRLDGAKERVSSQPRPETHPQSIEAEGSSGAVEPGSETSNGDSLLEWLNTFRRTGNATRSGQSGNQTWRAVSRTNPNSGEFRFSLEININHEQPEPGEHSDIPDPTDLSMPLPPPPPPPPPPVSSVSAPTTPYNPSSSALYSNQPSTPYSTARPTLGRRAPVRRTRSSTAPPLTPPLTSQAPPTSLRRNLPSLPSSPPPQAPLAFQSQEQDGDAVRGQIQVTNSSVNAGEGQNGNEGLDCPTALPQSSPQVEPAAREPQNSRTRSRGRVRRATGASGVLSRSSRRSRSPLDRNPASSVSPTHSSSAAPVESTGSTAVAMEMGEAAVEPAAPTDPPEAGEEEGETPVSGAGGVRRHPTIMLDLQVRRIRPGENRDRDSIASRTRSRARAAENTVTFESDSGGFRRTISRSERAGIRTYVSTIRIPLRRISETGLGEPSSTALRSILRQIMTGFGELSSLMETEADSETATPNQDSASAGGAQVYHVSSGEGDVAHGRVESAREGLVTGDEEGQVRVSRTGTEGRPSSRDTNSLVENGTLPILRLAHFFLLNEDEDEEHPRGLTKEQIDNLVTRTYGQVNLEGELGRACSVCINEYAQGNKLRRLPCTHEFHIHCIDRWLSENNTCPICRQPILSSHQE